In a genomic window of Bradyrhizobium sp. LLZ17:
- a CDS encoding DUF2794 domain-containing protein: protein MSLTSEDADPSEQRAVARPAAAIAQANRVTFNRLELNRILNLYGRMVADGEWRDYAIDFLKDRAVFSVFRRASEVPIYRIEKDPRLARKQGMYSVISATGLILRRGHELERVLLVIDRKLAVV, encoded by the coding sequence ATGAGTCTGACGTCGGAGGATGCCGATCCGAGCGAACAGCGCGCAGTGGCGCGTCCCGCCGCTGCGATTGCCCAAGCGAACCGGGTGACGTTCAACCGGCTCGAACTGAACCGTATCCTCAATCTGTATGGCCGCATGGTCGCGGACGGCGAGTGGCGCGACTATGCCATCGACTTCCTGAAAGACCGCGCGGTGTTCTCGGTGTTTCGCCGCGCTTCCGAAGTGCCGATCTACCGCATCGAGAAAGACCCGCGGCTCGCGCGCAAGCAGGGCATGTACAGCGTGATTTCGGCGACCGGCCTGATCCTGCGCCGCGGCCACGAGCTCGAGCGCGTGCTGCTGGTGATCGACCGGAAATTGGCGGTGGTGTAG
- a CDS encoding DUF1223 domain-containing protein — protein sequence MTAMMASHLASRWSGALWSGALGICAIVAVIRPAEADPRAVVELFTSQGCSSCPPADKVIGELANDPSVIALSMPIDYWDYLGWKDTLADSRFSARQRAYSRMRGDREVYTPQVVVNGSAHVIGSDRAGIESAIGRTDKGAGVMSVPVTMSLAGKQINVSVAPSSAPAVSHGEVWICSIARSVPIEISRGENRGQQITYHNVVRNLLKVGDWNGHQESWTVPIENLTSRDGVDGAVVYVQDGSREKPGPMLGAAYTSLH from the coding sequence ATGACTGCAATGATGGCTTCTCATTTGGCTTCGCGATGGTCCGGCGCACTCTGGTCGGGGGCGCTCGGTATCTGCGCCATCGTCGCCGTCATCCGTCCCGCGGAGGCCGATCCCCGCGCCGTCGTCGAGCTCTTCACCTCCCAGGGCTGCTCGTCCTGCCCGCCCGCCGACAAGGTCATCGGCGAGCTCGCCAATGATCCCTCGGTCATCGCGCTGAGCATGCCGATCGATTATTGGGACTATCTTGGCTGGAAGGACACGCTGGCCGATTCGCGCTTCTCTGCGCGGCAGCGCGCCTATTCGCGCATGCGCGGCGACCGCGAGGTCTATACCCCGCAGGTCGTGGTCAACGGCTCTGCGCATGTGATCGGCAGCGATCGTGCCGGCATCGAAAGCGCGATCGGCAGGACCGACAAGGGCGCCGGCGTGATGAGCGTGCCCGTGACGATGTCGCTCGCGGGCAAGCAGATCAACGTCTCGGTGGCGCCGAGCAGCGCGCCCGCGGTTTCGCATGGCGAGGTCTGGATCTGCTCGATAGCAAGATCGGTCCCGATCGAGATCAGCCGCGGCGAAAACCGCGGGCAGCAGATCACCTACCACAACGTCGTGCGCAACCTGCTCAAGGTCGGCGACTGGAACGGACATCAGGAAAGCTGGACGGTACCGATCGAGAACCTCACGTCGCGCGACGGCGTCGACGGCGCGGTAGTCTATGTCCAGGATGGCAGCCGCGAGAAGCCCGGCCCGATGCTCGGCGCGGCGTACACCTCATTGCATTGA
- a CDS encoding N-acetyltransferase family protein: MSAPEIRPTLEADLPAITAIYQQAVREGTATFELEPPDLAEMTRRYRALVDGGYPYFVAMLEGRVAGYAYAGAYRPRPAYRFTVENSIYLDPSFHRRGIGLLLLERLVIECEARGFRQMIAVIGDSANAGSIGVHAKGGFKMIGTHPNVGLKFGRWLDTVMMQRDLGEGASTVPGK, from the coding sequence ATGTCCGCACCCGAAATCAGGCCCACCCTTGAGGCGGACCTTCCCGCCATCACCGCCATCTACCAGCAGGCCGTTCGCGAGGGCACTGCGACGTTCGAGCTGGAGCCGCCTGACCTGGCCGAGATGACGCGGCGCTACCGCGCCCTGGTGGACGGCGGCTACCCCTATTTCGTCGCCATGCTCGAGGGGCGCGTCGCGGGATACGCCTATGCCGGCGCCTACCGGCCGCGGCCGGCCTATCGCTTCACGGTCGAGAACTCGATCTATCTCGATCCGTCGTTCCACCGCCGCGGCATCGGCCTGTTGCTGTTGGAGCGGCTGGTCATCGAATGCGAGGCGCGCGGCTTCCGCCAGATGATCGCTGTCATCGGCGATTCCGCCAATGCCGGCTCGATCGGCGTCCATGCCAAAGGCGGCTTCAAGATGATCGGCACCCATCCCAATGTCGGGCTGAAATTCGGTCGCTGGCTCGACACGGTGATGATGCAGCGCGACCTCGGTGAGGGCGCAAGCACGGTGCCGGGGAAGTAG